Proteins encoded within one genomic window of Deltaproteobacteria bacterium:
- the lpxD gene encoding UDP-3-O-(3-hydroxymyristoyl)glucosamine N-acyltransferase, translating to MNIIQLTELINLDPQNLIYVSGPKSGLISGVSIPENIAKNTLVFISKDEHLQSCIKEKASVVIATKTLIQNEKVYPFTLFSVNNLKDSMRLVLPLFDSKLERFNFSIHSTAVISESAQLGKNCKIGPYSVIGNNVIIKENVIIGAHCIIESDSKVGSSSILHGFVFLGSQCEIGSNCEIHPHTTVGSDGFGYTTDRNYQHHKIPQLGKVIIEDNVEIGANCCFDRATLSRTLIKKGTKIDNLCHIAHNCTIGENSLIAAGFFVAGSSALGDNFTSGGNSVVSTHIKICPNVTLAGRSTVTKDITEPGQYGGYPLQKLKDALKTISSIGKLVEMRKTISSIYKHLNLTEKIEETK from the coding sequence ATGAACATCATCCAACTGACTGAACTTATCAATCTCGATCCCCAAAATTTAATATATGTATCGGGTCCAAAAAGTGGACTCATCTCTGGGGTTTCTATTCCAGAAAATATAGCTAAAAACACCTTGGTTTTTATTTCAAAAGATGAGCACTTACAAAGCTGTATCAAAGAAAAAGCAAGCGTCGTTATTGCCACAAAAACCTTGATTCAAAATGAAAAAGTTTATCCCTTTACTTTATTCTCCGTAAATAATCTTAAAGACAGCATGCGCCTAGTCCTCCCGCTGTTTGACAGCAAGTTAGAAAGATTTAATTTTTCGATCCACTCAACAGCTGTCATTTCTGAATCAGCTCAGCTTGGGAAAAATTGTAAAATTGGCCCTTACTCTGTCATCGGCAACAATGTCATCATCAAAGAGAATGTCATCATTGGCGCTCATTGTATTATTGAAAGCGATTCAAAAGTTGGCTCGAGCAGTATCTTGCATGGTTTTGTCTTTTTGGGTTCTCAGTGTGAAATTGGCTCTAACTGCGAGATTCACCCACACACAACTGTTGGGTCCGATGGCTTTGGATATACTACTGATAGGAATTACCAGCATCACAAAATTCCTCAGCTGGGAAAAGTGATCATCGAAGACAACGTGGAGATTGGGGCCAATTGCTGTTTTGACAGAGCCACCCTTTCGAGAACTCTGATAAAAAAAGGAACCAAAATCGATAACCTCTGTCATATCGCGCACAATTGTACTATCGGAGAAAACTCATTAATTGCCGCAGGTTTTTTTGTCGCAGGCTCCTCAGCCTTAGGTGATAACTTTACTTCCGGAGGCAACAGCGTCGTTTCAACTCATATTAAGATCTGTCCCAATGTGACCTTGGCTGGAAGATCGACAGTCACGAAGGATATCACAGAACCGGGTCAATATGGAGGATACCCTTTACAAAAGCTCAAAGACGCATTAAAAACAATTTCAAGCATTGGCAAGCTCGTTGAAATGCGAAAAACAATCTCAAGTATTTATAAACATTTAAATCTTACCGAAAAAATAGAGGAAACCAAATGA
- the infA gene encoding translation initiation factor IF-1, producing MAKDDLAQVDGRVMDALAGGIYKILLDNKVEISAKLCGKMRRFNIRVVVGDRVTVGVSPYDPTHGLIMYRHK from the coding sequence ATGGCAAAAGATGATTTAGCACAAGTAGACGGAAGAGTTATGGATGCCTTAGCTGGCGGAATTTATAAAATCTTATTAGATAATAAGGTTGAGATTTCTGCGAAGTTGTGTGGCAAAATGAGAAGGTTTAACATTCGAGTTGTTGTTGGGGACAGAGTTACGGTTGGGGTTTCTCCCTATGACCCAACACATGGTTTAATCATGTACCGGCATAAATAA
- a CDS encoding RNA-binding transcriptional accessory protein: protein MDQALQGYFAKFLPTISLKSASAVLELTAEGGTVPFIARYRKEKTGNLDEVQIRSIIEASETCQEVIKRKAFLIKEIGDQGNLTEEIKKRIEISWDLGELEEIYRPFKKKKKTKATIAREAGLDPLANWLWEVGHGIIQDSLTMEMKAKAFINPSQKIQTYEDALKGAQDILVEKIANDADLRIQVQKNYFDLGKIISKSAKGYKPHSKYEMYKEFEEFVKSLLETKNSHRYMAMRRGWQEEELSLDIKGEDELLLKKYVSFSTNNPEAPIGDFLANCAKVALNVYVIPSITNEVHRALKEKSDEDSIKVFAENVRKLLLSSPFGSRCVLGVDPGLRTGCKVALIDKSGTFISHTVLYTLGEDAESKAKKLFSEVLKQIQIDAIAVGNGTAGRQTEAFLRKILLELGKNIPVIMVNESGASVYSASEVARQEFPDLDVTVKGAISIARRLQDPLAELVKVDPKSIGVGQYQHDVNQTHLKKSLDAVVESCVNAVGVDLNTASAPLLSFVSGIGPSLAQNIVEHRKTKGLFSDRSELLKVTKFSSKVYEQAAGFLRIMGGKILLDATGIHPERYAAIKDMAQDMNVSTGDLIGEGAKKLLEHRTKWAKLVGEYTFDDIVKELEKPGRDPRDPFKVFQYRDDIFEVKDLKEDMICPGIVTNVTNFGAFVDIGVHQDGLVHISELSHKFIEDPRKVVNPGDQVKVRVLKIDVEKNQIALTMKLEAPSAEVRFERQTSVKPMAKMMPKPMNKPVPNPMVKTQANRPSPSSSSQVNNVHKKDQVANKYEPRNEKSQAGGGSYQNKNVNAGKPAQKPFNNPFAALTQLKK from the coding sequence ATGGATCAAGCTCTCCAGGGATATTTCGCAAAATTTTTACCAACAATAAGTTTAAAATCCGCATCGGCCGTTTTAGAATTAACGGCTGAAGGTGGTACCGTTCCCTTTATCGCAAGATATAGAAAGGAAAAAACTGGAAATTTGGATGAAGTCCAAATACGGAGCATTATTGAGGCCAGTGAAACTTGCCAAGAGGTTATCAAAAGAAAAGCTTTTTTGATTAAGGAAATTGGAGATCAGGGCAATCTAACTGAAGAAATTAAAAAAAGAATTGAAATTTCGTGGGATCTTGGAGAGCTAGAAGAAATCTATAGACCCTTTAAAAAGAAAAAGAAAACAAAAGCAACGATTGCCAGAGAAGCAGGGCTAGACCCATTAGCAAATTGGCTTTGGGAAGTGGGACATGGGATCATTCAGGATAGTTTGACTATGGAAATGAAAGCCAAGGCTTTTATAAATCCAAGTCAAAAAATTCAAACTTATGAAGACGCCCTCAAGGGAGCTCAGGATATTCTTGTTGAAAAAATTGCCAATGATGCTGATTTAAGAATCCAAGTGCAAAAGAATTATTTTGATTTAGGAAAAATTATTTCAAAATCTGCCAAAGGGTATAAACCTCATTCTAAATACGAAATGTATAAGGAGTTTGAAGAATTTGTAAAAAGTTTATTGGAAACCAAAAATTCACATAGATACATGGCAATGAGAAGGGGCTGGCAAGAGGAAGAGCTAAGTTTAGATATAAAGGGTGAAGATGAACTCTTGTTAAAAAAATATGTTTCCTTTTCTACCAACAATCCGGAAGCGCCTATTGGCGATTTCTTGGCCAATTGTGCAAAGGTCGCTCTTAATGTCTATGTGATTCCATCAATCACCAATGAAGTTCATCGGGCTTTGAAAGAAAAATCTGATGAGGATTCGATTAAGGTGTTTGCTGAAAATGTAAGAAAATTACTATTGAGTTCACCATTTGGCTCAAGATGTGTCTTAGGTGTAGATCCAGGCCTCAGAACTGGATGTAAGGTAGCACTAATTGATAAAAGTGGGACATTTATTTCTCATACAGTTCTCTATACTTTGGGTGAGGATGCAGAATCTAAAGCCAAGAAATTATTTTCTGAAGTTCTAAAGCAAATTCAAATTGATGCCATCGCTGTTGGAAATGGGACTGCGGGTAGACAGACAGAAGCTTTTTTGCGAAAAATTTTATTAGAATTAGGAAAAAATATCCCCGTTATCATGGTTAATGAATCGGGGGCGTCAGTTTACTCTGCATCTGAAGTTGCAAGACAGGAATTTCCAGATTTGGATGTGACCGTTAAAGGGGCAATTAGTATTGCCAGAAGATTACAAGATCCATTAGCTGAGCTAGTAAAAGTAGATCCAAAATCAATTGGCGTTGGTCAATATCAACATGATGTAAATCAAACTCATCTGAAGAAATCCTTGGATGCGGTTGTGGAATCCTGTGTGAATGCAGTTGGAGTGGATCTAAATACGGCCTCTGCGCCATTGCTTTCATTTGTTTCAGGGATTGGCCCCTCATTGGCGCAAAATATTGTTGAGCACAGGAAAACCAAGGGCCTTTTTTCTGACCGTTCTGAATTGTTAAAAGTGACCAAGTTCTCTTCCAAAGTTTATGAGCAGGCTGCCGGATTTTTAAGAATCATGGGTGGAAAGATTTTGTTAGACGCTACAGGAATTCATCCTGAAAGATATGCGGCCATCAAGGATATGGCTCAGGATATGAATGTTTCTACAGGTGATCTTATTGGAGAGGGCGCAAAGAAACTTTTAGAGCATCGAACGAAGTGGGCCAAACTAGTTGGGGAATACACTTTTGATGATATCGTTAAGGAATTAGAAAAACCAGGACGAGATCCAAGGGATCCCTTTAAAGTTTTTCAATACAGGGATGATATTTTTGAAGTTAAAGATTTAAAAGAAGACATGATATGTCCAGGAATTGTAACAAACGTGACTAATTTTGGTGCCTTTGTTGATATTGGGGTTCATCAAGATGGACTTGTTCATATTTCAGAGCTTTCTCATAAGTTTATTGAAGATCCAAGGAAGGTTGTAAATCCGGGGGATCAAGTCAAAGTTCGTGTGCTAAAAATCGATGTTGAAAAAAATCAAATTGCTTTAACTATGAAATTAGAGGCACCTTCTGCTGAAGTTAGATTCGAGAGACAGACATCGGTGAAACCAATGGCCAAAATGATGCCTAAACCAATGAATAAGCCCGTACCTAACCCCATGGTTAAGACTCAGGCAAATAGGCCGAGCCCGTCATCAAGCTCTCAAGTAAATAATGTTCATAAGAAAGACCAAGTCGCGAATAAATATGAACCAAGAAATGAAAAATCCCAAGCAGGTGGTGGAAGCTATCAAAATAAAAATGTTAACGCTGGAAAGCCAGCGCAGAAACCATTTAACAATCCATTTGCAGCTTTGACTCAATTAAAAAAATAA
- a CDS encoding HAD-IIB family hydrolase produces the protein MKSIFEFKKSISILFTDIDDTLTLNGKLNSESYQALWRLQEKKIDIIPITGRPAGWCEMIARFWPVKGVIGENGAFYFSHQDGKMKRVYFNSQAASEIHLKKLKKIKNEILKKVPGSAVSSDQFCRMHDLAIDFCEDVKPLTKKNIASIISIFEKHGATAKASSIHINGWFGEFNKLKMALKFLKNEYSLTSSKKIQDICAFVGDSPNDEPMFEYFENSFAVSNIKEFLNQIKNHPNYLSEKKGGLGFSEIAKVLIKNK, from the coding sequence ATGAAATCCATTTTTGAATTTAAAAAAAGTATTTCGATTTTGTTTACGGATATTGATGACACTCTTACCTTAAATGGAAAATTAAATTCTGAAAGTTATCAAGCCCTCTGGAGATTGCAGGAAAAAAAAATCGATATTATTCCCATAACAGGTCGACCAGCGGGATGGTGTGAAATGATAGCTCGATTTTGGCCTGTAAAGGGAGTGATCGGCGAAAACGGAGCTTTTTATTTTAGTCATCAAGATGGCAAAATGAAGCGCGTTTACTTTAACTCACAAGCCGCTTCAGAAATTCATCTCAAAAAGTTAAAAAAGATTAAAAATGAAATTTTAAAAAAAGTTCCTGGATCTGCAGTTTCTTCTGATCAATTTTGTCGAATGCATGATTTGGCTATCGATTTTTGTGAAGACGTAAAACCTTTAACAAAAAAAAATATAGCATCCATCATTTCGATTTTTGAAAAACACGGAGCCACTGCTAAAGCTAGCAGCATCCATATAAACGGTTGGTTTGGTGAGTTTAATAAGCTAAAGATGGCTTTAAAATTTTTAAAAAATGAGTATTCACTAACTTCTTCCAAAAAAATCCAAGATATTTGTGCCTTCGTCGGGGATTCTCCCAATGATGAGCCCATGTTTGAATATTTTGAAAACTCTTTTGCCGTCAGTAATATAAAAGAATTTCTCAATCAAATAAAAAACCACCCGAACTATCTATCAGAAAAAAAAGGTGGTCTTGGTTTTTCAGAAATTGCAAAGGTGCTAATTAAAAATAAGTAA
- the topA gene encoding type I DNA topoisomerase, with protein MVQSKSESKSGIKLVIVESPTKAKTIRKFLGKDYIVESCMGHIRDLPQSSKDIPEKFKKEKWAQLGVNVDKNFEPLYCVPKDKIKVVKNLKDKLAEANELFLATDEDREGESISWHLVEVLNPKVPTKRMVFNEITKEAIQKSLKETRKIDFNLVKAQEARRVLDRLVGYTISPLLWKKVAYGLSAGRVQSVAVRLIVEKELDRIKFKKSEYWGVRAELEKNGISFESKLAEYKNQKVAIGKDFDGLTGKLIENKNVIVIDEAKAKEITIQSKNLPWIVNEIEEKPVLRKPSAPFITSTLQQEANRKLGLSSRETMQVAQKLYEQGFITYMRTDSPFLSQEAILAARDCILKKYGKEYLPEGPRVYDAKKSKGAQEAHEAIRPAGSQFVDPEASELTGSQFKLYELIWMRTMASQMVDCRQKQVSSKIKAGEALFSASGMTIDFPGFLRAYVEGSDDPEAELLEREVRLPKLLKGDNLKLLQAEVTFHETKPPARFTEASLVQTMEKEGIGRPSTYASVIGTIIDRGYVKKMLNALYPTFTAMVVSKLLKNYFPEYVDLGFTSGMEASLDNIAGGDLDREQYLKEVYFGNKGLKHQVEDQSEKIDPTEARTIKLEGMDKFTFHVGRYGAYLSTKRDGEEFSASLPESESPADITPEMAEKLIDQKINGADSLGKDPVTGLPIYVLSGRFGPYVQLGNITEENDKPKRASLPPNVLPENVTLQVATSLLSLPINLGPHPETGKDIKVGLGRFGPYVVHDGDFRSIPKGTDMFQVDMKQALELVNAPKKGRGANKTPVKSLGIHPVTNEEVQIFNGPYGPYFKVGKVNGSLPENVEIEKATLEMAIEVLKDKVKPPKVVKPKKASKAEKSLKENKEINGSKGAKVSKESKVIKESKVSKKELPAKKIIIRKKK; from the coding sequence ATGGTTCAATCAAAATCAGAGTCTAAAAGTGGTATTAAACTTGTTATTGTTGAATCTCCGACAAAAGCAAAAACAATAAGAAAGTTTTTAGGTAAAGATTATATTGTTGAATCATGTATGGGACATATTAGAGATCTTCCTCAATCATCCAAAGATATTCCTGAAAAATTTAAAAAAGAAAAATGGGCCCAATTGGGTGTCAATGTGGATAAAAATTTTGAGCCTCTTTACTGTGTTCCTAAAGATAAAATCAAGGTGGTAAAAAACTTAAAGGACAAATTAGCAGAGGCCAACGAGCTATTTCTAGCAACGGATGAAGATAGAGAGGGAGAAAGTATATCCTGGCATTTAGTTGAGGTTTTAAATCCAAAAGTGCCAACAAAAAGAATGGTCTTTAATGAAATCACCAAAGAAGCTATTCAAAAATCTTTAAAAGAAACGCGTAAGATCGATTTTAATTTAGTGAAGGCGCAGGAAGCTCGGCGTGTGTTGGATCGACTTGTGGGATATACGATATCGCCGTTACTATGGAAAAAAGTGGCTTATGGACTGTCGGCGGGAAGAGTTCAGTCTGTTGCTGTACGCTTGATCGTGGAAAAAGAGTTAGATCGAATCAAATTTAAAAAGTCAGAATATTGGGGTGTTCGGGCCGAATTAGAAAAGAATGGAATTTCTTTTGAGAGCAAACTAGCCGAATATAAAAATCAAAAAGTAGCTATAGGTAAAGACTTTGATGGTCTTACTGGAAAACTTATTGAAAATAAAAATGTTATTGTTATCGATGAAGCCAAAGCTAAAGAGATTACAATTCAATCAAAAAACTTGCCTTGGATCGTCAATGAAATTGAGGAAAAACCAGTCTTAAGAAAACCATCTGCGCCTTTCATCACTTCGACATTGCAGCAAGAGGCAAATAGAAAACTAGGTTTGAGCTCCAGAGAAACGATGCAAGTGGCTCAGAAGCTTTATGAGCAAGGGTTTATTACCTATATGAGAACAGATTCTCCCTTTCTTTCTCAAGAGGCAATTCTAGCAGCTCGAGATTGCATTTTAAAAAAATATGGTAAGGAGTATTTGCCAGAAGGGCCTCGGGTTTATGATGCAAAAAAATCTAAAGGAGCTCAAGAAGCCCACGAGGCCATAAGGCCCGCGGGTTCCCAATTTGTTGACCCTGAAGCCTCAGAATTGACGGGCTCGCAATTTAAACTTTATGAACTCATTTGGATGAGGACCATGGCTTCACAAATGGTGGATTGTCGTCAGAAACAAGTTTCAAGTAAAATCAAAGCTGGTGAAGCTCTTTTTTCAGCCTCAGGGATGACGATTGATTTTCCTGGGTTTCTTCGGGCTTATGTCGAGGGATCAGATGATCCAGAGGCTGAATTATTAGAAAGAGAAGTTCGTCTTCCCAAATTGCTTAAAGGCGACAATCTAAAATTACTTCAAGCAGAAGTCACTTTTCACGAGACGAAACCTCCCGCAAGATTTACGGAGGCCAGCTTGGTTCAGACAATGGAAAAAGAGGGAATTGGTCGGCCGTCAACCTATGCAAGTGTTATCGGTACTATTATTGACCGTGGTTACGTCAAAAAAATGCTCAATGCTCTTTATCCTACTTTTACAGCCATGGTCGTATCAAAACTTTTAAAAAACTATTTTCCTGAATATGTGGACTTGGGTTTTACCTCTGGGATGGAAGCTTCGCTTGATAATATTGCTGGTGGAGATTTAGATCGGGAACAATATTTAAAGGAAGTATATTTTGGAAATAAAGGTTTAAAGCATCAGGTTGAAGATCAATCAGAAAAAATTGATCCAACAGAAGCGCGCACTATCAAACTAGAGGGAATGGATAAATTTACGTTTCATGTTGGAAGGTATGGTGCGTATTTAAGTACGAAAAGAGATGGCGAGGAATTTTCAGCCTCTTTGCCAGAAAGTGAATCCCCAGCCGATATCACCCCTGAAATGGCAGAAAAACTGATCGATCAAAAAATTAATGGGGCGGATAGTTTAGGCAAAGATCCAGTAACGGGTTTACCTATTTATGTTTTAAGTGGTCGATTTGGTCCCTATGTTCAGTTAGGAAATATTACTGAGGAAAATGATAAACCGAAAAGGGCCTCTTTGCCGCCAAATGTTTTGCCTGAAAACGTAACATTGCAAGTGGCTACAAGTTTGCTTTCTTTGCCAATAAATTTAGGTCCACATCCAGAAACAGGGAAAGATATAAAAGTAGGTTTAGGTCGATTTGGTCCCTATGTTGTTCATGATGGAGATTTTAGATCTATTCCAAAAGGCACGGATATGTTTCAAGTAGATATGAAACAGGCTCTTGAATTAGTTAATGCCCCCAAAAAGGGTCGAGGGGCCAATAAAACTCCTGTAAAATCCCTAGGTATACATCCTGTGACCAATGAAGAAGTGCAGATATTTAATGGCCCTTATGGTCCCTATTTTAAAGTCGGTAAAGTAAACGGTTCTTTGCCTGAAAACGTAGAAATAGAGAAAGCCACTCTGGAAATGGCCATTGAGGTTTTAAAAGATAAAGTAAAACCTCCAAAAGTGGTTAAGCCAAAGAAAGCATCTAAAGCTGAAAAAAGCCTTAAGGAAAATAAGGAAATTAATGGTTCCAAGGGCGCTAAAGTTTCCAAAGAGTCCAAGGTAATTAAAGAGTCTAAAGTGTCAAAAAAAGAGCTTCCAGCTAAAAAAATAATTATTAGAAAAAAAAAATAA
- a CDS encoding carboxy terminal-processing peptidase — translation MVLSQVEKDLEKDDKKIPSPTGPASGAITFLKKEGMECRYIRMIEDGFLKYHVTYNKRDKELEKRVVDQHIKKLDPSKIYFTQEDSNLVAELMKNVFDKTKNNQCDFLVEAQNLLLKKVKDRAEFAKKFLGKDYKFDDKTEFVYDPEQKKFAKTNDEANEYLKKYIHFQVSNYLSTDMKLEEAKEKVKKNYDLAVKRMQETSLDDLYSGFLDSFARSLDPHSSFFSKDVLEDFQIQMSLSLEGIGATLSSENGFTVVEQLVPGGAAAKSGLVEPQDKIIAVGQEKGDMDNVIDMDLKDVVKKIRGTKGTKVRLTILRKQGDGKKRVDITLVRDKVNLEDDAAQIQYLDKEINGQKKKIGLLNLPSFYADSKRGGKSAADDMKKLLKQARENKVDGLVLDLSMNGGGSLDDAVNIAGLFFKTGNVVKQSSKVEGTEQVLDDTDKMVDWAGPMVVLTSRISASASEIVSGALQDYKRAVIVGGDHTFGKGSVQSVLPIPGQLGAIKVTVGMFFIPGGNSTQHRGVSADVTLPGPYSNDEIGEKSLDYSLPPKKVDPFISKEAYVTEGEGAWKEIKEEWIKSLREQSQARVDKNADFKKIIEELKKVKEKGKTIKVSEVLKDKDKNEKEKKKSKKRLSKNERNKEYLKRADINESVQVLLDLIQLENGKNLTLNSK, via the coding sequence ATGGTTTTGTCTCAAGTTGAAAAAGATTTAGAAAAAGATGATAAAAAAATACCAAGTCCTACGGGGCCTGCGAGTGGAGCCATCACTTTCCTAAAAAAAGAGGGTATGGAATGCCGATATATTCGAATGATTGAAGATGGTTTTCTAAAATATCATGTGACTTATAATAAAAGAGATAAAGAGTTAGAGAAAAGAGTTGTCGATCAACATATCAAAAAGTTAGATCCATCTAAAATTTATTTTACCCAAGAAGATTCTAATCTTGTCGCCGAATTAATGAAAAATGTATTTGATAAAACTAAGAATAATCAATGTGATTTTTTAGTTGAAGCGCAGAACTTACTTCTAAAAAAGGTAAAAGACAGAGCCGAGTTTGCCAAAAAATTTCTTGGAAAAGATTACAAGTTTGATGATAAAACTGAATTTGTTTATGATCCAGAACAAAAGAAATTCGCCAAAACAAATGATGAAGCTAACGAGTATTTAAAAAAATACATCCACTTTCAAGTTTCAAATTATTTATCAACGGATATGAAACTAGAAGAGGCTAAAGAGAAAGTTAAAAAGAATTATGACTTAGCAGTAAAGAGAATGCAGGAAACATCCTTGGATGATTTGTATTCTGGATTTCTGGATAGCTTTGCAAGATCCCTGGATCCACATTCGAGTTTCTTTTCGAAGGACGTTTTGGAAGATTTTCAAATCCAAATGAGTTTGTCTCTTGAAGGTATCGGCGCCACGCTTTCAAGTGAGAACGGCTTTACGGTTGTCGAGCAGTTAGTTCCTGGAGGTGCTGCAGCCAAATCGGGGTTGGTGGAGCCCCAAGATAAAATCATTGCCGTTGGTCAAGAAAAAGGTGACATGGATAATGTCATCGATATGGATTTAAAAGATGTTGTCAAAAAGATTCGCGGCACGAAAGGAACTAAAGTAAGACTTACGATTCTGAGAAAACAAGGTGATGGCAAAAAGAGGGTAGATATCACTTTGGTTAGGGACAAAGTGAATCTTGAAGATGATGCCGCTCAGATTCAATATTTAGATAAAGAAATAAATGGGCAAAAAAAGAAAATTGGTTTGCTCAATCTTCCTTCGTTTTATGCAGATTCAAAACGTGGGGGTAAGAGTGCTGCTGATGATATGAAGAAATTGCTTAAACAAGCTCGTGAAAATAAAGTAGATGGTTTAGTTCTGGATTTATCAATGAACGGTGGTGGCAGTTTAGATGACGCTGTTAATATTGCCGGACTTTTTTTTAAAACAGGAAATGTAGTTAAACAATCTTCTAAAGTAGAAGGAACGGAACAAGTATTAGATGATACGGATAAGATGGTTGATTGGGCAGGCCCCATGGTGGTGTTAACTTCTAGAATCAGTGCTTCGGCTTCAGAAATTGTGAGCGGGGCTTTGCAAGATTATAAACGGGCTGTGATTGTGGGTGGTGATCATACTTTTGGGAAAGGCTCTGTGCAGAGTGTGTTGCCTATTCCTGGGCAGTTGGGGGCTATCAAAGTGACGGTGGGGATGTTTTTTATTCCGGGTGGAAATTCAACCCAACATCGAGGGGTTTCTGCGGATGTGACTTTACCTGGTCCTTACAGCAATGATGAGATTGGTGAAAAATCATTAGATTACTCTCTTCCGCCAAAGAAAGTGGATCCCTTTATTTCAAAGGAAGCTTACGTGACCGAAGGTGAGGGTGCGTGGAAAGAAATAAAAGAAGAATGGATTAAATCTTTAAGAGAACAATCCCAGGCTCGAGTTGATAAAAATGCAGATTTTAAAAAAATTATTGAGGAATTAAAAAAAGTTAAAGAAAAAGGAAAAACAATAAAAGTTTCTGAAGTCTTAAAAGATAAAGATAAAAATGAAAAAGAGAAAAAAAAGAGCAAGAAAAGGTTGTCTAAAAACGAACGAAACAAAGAATACTTAAAAAGAGCCGACATCAACGAATCAGTACAGGTTCTTTTAGATTTGATTCAACTTGAAAATGGTAAGAATTTAACCCTAAATAGTAAATAG
- a CDS encoding thiamine pyrophosphate-dependent dehydrogenase E1 component subunit alpha: MAASKKSTSKLKNLPPALMIQIHELMVKSRVLEERLIKIYRAGESYFWIGGPGEEAWGVPLGLLVQKGQGLKYDYLHLHYRCTPTLTAMGMEMKEAIRLMMNRATDPSTGGRNFSGHYCFPKWNVAPVTSPIEVQYSISLGTAHAQKKAGTKRISIVSGGDAGTAEGDFASCLIWASRKNQELPLLITVQNNRWGISTNFEGQHGESQIADRAKAFNIRSRVVNGNDPIESYLALKEEMDYIRSTGKPSFIEAQVSRLYGHSSASGANFIANEIDCIKEFEKKLLDAGMISKKEISHIWKKYEEEGVAMAEEARSEAAPRAESIWDHVYANNENSDWRKF; this comes from the coding sequence ATGGCGGCGTCTAAAAAAAGCACTTCAAAGCTTAAAAATCTCCCACCAGCCTTGATGATTCAAATTCATGAGTTAATGGTTAAATCAAGAGTTCTTGAGGAACGACTGATAAAGATTTACCGTGCAGGGGAGTCTTATTTTTGGATCGGTGGACCAGGCGAAGAGGCTTGGGGCGTACCTTTAGGTTTGTTAGTGCAAAAAGGACAGGGCCTAAAGTACGATTATTTACACCTACATTATCGCTGCACTCCGACCCTGACGGCCATGGGGATGGAGATGAAAGAAGCGATTCGCTTGATGATGAATAGAGCAACAGATCCTTCTACCGGAGGAAGAAATTTTTCAGGACATTACTGTTTTCCAAAATGGAATGTGGCTCCTGTGACCTCTCCGATTGAAGTTCAATATAGCATCTCTTTAGGCACAGCCCATGCGCAGAAAAAAGCTGGTACTAAAAGAATTTCAATTGTTTCTGGCGGAGATGCAGGCACGGCAGAGGGTGACTTTGCGAGTTGCCTGATTTGGGCCTCCAGAAAAAATCAAGAATTACCTTTGTTGATCACAGTTCAAAATAACAGGTGGGGAATCTCAACGAACTTTGAAGGCCAGCATGGCGAGTCTCAAATTGCAGATAGAGCCAAAGCCTTTAACATCAGATCTAGAGTAGTAAATGGAAATGACCCCATTGAAAGTTATTTAGCTTTAAAAGAAGAAATGGATTATATTAGATCCACAGGAAAACCTAGTTTTATCGAAGCTCAGGTTTCAAGGCTTTATGGTCATTCTTCGGCAAGTGGTGCTAATTTCATTGCTAATGAAATAGACTGCATCAAAGAATTTGAAAAAAAATTATTGGATGCAGGCATGATTTCGAAAAAAGAAATTTCCCATATTTGGAAGAAGTATGAAGAAGAAGGGGTTGCCATGGCTGAGGAAGCTCGGAGTGAAGCCGCCCCCAGAGCTGAATCTATCTGGGATCATGTTTATGCGAACAATGAAAATTCAGATTGGAGAAAATTCTAG